The Ananas comosus cultivar F153 linkage group 4, ASM154086v1, whole genome shotgun sequence region atttttacttttatcaattttgattttcaaactcGAGAGCTTGCACAAGTATTATATGACTACAGCCATTCAAGAAAAGCAAATCAACTTTCTCCTTTAGTGGAAAGCTAAAGGTATTTAAGCACTCGGCTAAAGCAAAAGTTTTACATTTTTTCCCTGTCGAATATTTAGTTGCATTGTCAGAGAAGATATTTTAGGAGCCAGAATAAACTATATAAACTGCACTTAATTACACGTGTCATAGGgccataaaaataaaagtaaatattggGGGAAAATGATAAATAGAAAAATGTCCATATTGTAAAATATGGGATTCATTTCCTCTCTTAAGCaacttaaaagacaaaaataaaatttcaagtccaacaaaTTTACAACAATATTGGAGATTTAATTACACTCGAACACAATTGCAGCGAACACAACGAGGATAATTAAAAGCACACCAAATTCTTAACACAGCTTAATTCACATATTCTCTTCCTCTCTATCCTAATTGGCCAACAATGTGAACACTTTTGCACTATAGATTACACATAAAACCTACTTAGctccaaattaaatatattttctcaACTTATATAGACAACACGTTCAAGCAACAGGAGCTTTTCTTAACCGTAATGTTAATTGTTGGTGCCTCAGCTCGTTGCCCGAATACGCAGTCGATGAATCAACTTTTCTGAATATCAAACAGCTAGATAACTAGCGATTcaactttataaaatttaactcgtTAACTgcacttaaaatatattaaattgtaAAATGCTCGTAGATTTGCTATTATTAGAAAAGGCGGAATGAGCTAGGCCTTGCTTTTGTCATCCTGCTCTCTCCGAAGGGCTCGTCGTTGTCGATCCTTCTCGCGTTTCGGTACGCGGCGAACCCGACAATGTAGACGATCACGAGGATGACCAGCACGACGATGTTGATGACGGAGGCCTTGCGCCAGCTGTGGCGGATGGTGGCGAGGACGCCCGCCTTGCACGAGTCGCAACGGTAGCACAAAGTCTGCTGGTCGTTGCTCCACTGCTGGCAGTCGGGATCTATGGACGCTGTCGACCCCGACCCCGAGTTCCAGACTGTCTCGTTCACGTACGCGTACCCGCACGAAGTCGGTGGCTTGCAGCACCCCGACTGCATCATTAAGCATATCAAATTATCAATTAACCTTGCTAGCTCTATATatttagtaaatatatattGGAATTTGATGTTAAGATTATTTCTGTATCATTTTGTATCAGATTAGCAATTCATATGTTGGATTCATCCCACACCACTTGCACATGCACAAAATGGGAATTCCAATTCAAAATATCTACTAACTAGATAACAATTAGAacatgagatatatatatatatatatatatatatatatatatatatatatatatatatatattatatattattgtcgATCGTATCCAaggaattaattatatatattgcgTCTCCTTCCACGTGGCATTTTGTGATTGGTCCATTTATTAACAGCTAGGGTCCCCcgtttgataataataataagagagaGAAGTGTTGACCTCATTTCCTCAATCATGCAGCTTTGGTGATCATCCTTTTTGTTTGTTGCAAACAgggtaaaaataaaagaaactcaTTGACTATTCTTTTTATGTATGTACGGTTCAACTGTTCAAGtacatttctcttttttctcttactCAGGTGGGTGAGATGAGATGCGGATGCTGCTACATAACTTATCATCAAGTTTATTTTGGGAATCGACTCATGAACATGAACAAACTTGTAGAGAACTCAATACAAAGTTGGAGAAAAATAAGGCAAATTAAAGAAACACAGTATTCATATTTCACCATATCGATTTCCAAATATTCCTACTACACAAAAACAATGATCAGTGATTACCAAATCAAACTGTTTCACCAAACAAAAACCGTATCCTAAATCCACTCTTTTAGACCCCctcatcaaaattaataaaagcaAGAACTAAAGGAAAGCACAGCATATGTATTCTAGAGTTTCAAACTCTTACCCAAAAGATGAtcaatttgatagaaaataatttaattatatcaaaaattaaattgctgtaaaatatattttactgcAATAATTTGTGCTATTGTGAATGAATTTCTAGTAATGTCGTGAGCTAATCTGAAAACTCAATATATAACGAGAATATGcgaactatatataataaatccAACATGATCTCTTGGAGTTAAAGAGTCCTAAAACGATATCCGGTATGAAATGGCTCAGAAATAGTCGTAACAAAACTCACCTGTATAGGGGAAAGATCCCTCTGGTAGAACACGGATGCGGGCTCATGCACAACCATTCCGGTATTGGTGTTCCTAACGTACCGGGCCATGCCGCGGCACGCGTCGGCGTCGCGGAGGCACGCCGATATCTTATTCCAGTATCCGGGGTCCGACACCCGATCCCTGAGCCACCCGGAATAGTCACTCAGCTGGTACTCCAAGAAGGCGCGGTCGAACACCACCTCCCCGTGGCCGTGGTCGGTGACGGCGTAGGCGAAGATGACGAAGAAGAGGAGCGCGGCGATCACGACGAACATGGCGACGAGGTAGAGCTGCAGGAGCCACGAGATGCGGTAGCAGGCGCCCGCGAAGCCCGCGAGGGATATCACCAGGACGGTCAGACCGATGATGATGAGAGGCCACTGCAGGAAGCGGAGGCAGTCGGTCGAGTTCGCCTGCACGCTCAGCCATATGCCGCCCCCGAGTATCGGGATGGACACCAGGAAGGTTATGAAGTTCACGACGCCGATGACACCCGTGCTTCCccttatcatcttttttttttcttaatagcTCAGTTGGATAGAACGAAGTAGTAGTAGTATAGAACTAAAgattagaaagagaaaagaggatAGGGGAGGAGAGGAAGTCGATTGATTAGTAGGTGGCTCTGTGGGTCCAAGTAGTGATGCTATGGGTACCTTAAAAAAAGACCTAAATCTGGGTCAAATATATGCTACATGTTGCACTTGAATTCGCATTTGTTCTTTACACTAGGTGTGTGGAATGTAATGtagtttgataaaatattacCGAGCAGTGTTAAAAAGTAAAGCATTTTACTATAATTTCTCGAAAAAAGCTTTAAAAAATGAGAAGTTTATAAACATTAACTATAATTGCGTGTATATTTCGAATACTCATTACAAATCTAGATATAATATTAAGTAGTAGGTAGGAGTAGAGCGCATTTGATGCATCCAAGTTACCGGCCTGAAACTTGTAGTTGTGAGATACACAAAATAAGATCGAAAATAATATTGTTAATTTCCACCTGGTCTTCAGTGGATAAGACACAAAAATATGTAGATTTTAAATAGTGCATAAAAGTGGTTAGTAGAAGAAATAAGTTTGTGTATTGGGTAGTTGGTTTGATGAGGCTTAAGAACTATCACTAAATTAACTTGACTAAGGAAGAAGACCAAATTTAATGTTACATTGATAGGTTGGACCATGGCCTCACCAAAaacaattaaacaaattaaggCTGTAGAACTATTAtgacattaattaataataagttaataataACAACCTCTAAAAGGCACCCACCACATGTAAATttgaagtaaaaataaataaataaataaataaataaataaatctaactTGGTTTAGAGCACCCTCTGCTTTAGGCAAACAAAGGCATCTAGCTTGTTCTCTGCTCAattcgttcatttttttaaaaataaaatcaagaaatgtaaaataattaaatttcgaacttaagatctcagataccaaccg contains the following coding sequences:
- the LOC109709544 gene encoding tetraspanin-3-like, with the translated sequence MIRGSTGVIGVVNFITFLVSIPILGGGIWLSVQANSTDCLRFLQWPLIIIGLTVLVISLAGFAGACYRISWLLQLYLVAMFVVIAALLFFVIFAYAVTDHGHGEVVFDRAFLEYQLSDYSGWLRDRVSDPGYWNKISACLRDADACRGMARYVRNTNTGMVVHEPASVFYQRDLSPIQSGCCKPPTSCGYAYVNETVWNSGSGSTASIDPDCQQWSNDQQTLCYRCDSCKAGVLATIRHSWRKASVINIVVLVILVIVYIVGFAAYRNARRIDNDEPFGESRMTKARPSSFRLF